From Vigna unguiculata cultivar IT97K-499-35 chromosome 5, ASM411807v1, whole genome shotgun sequence, the proteins below share one genomic window:
- the LOC114185401 gene encoding LRR receptor-like serine/threonine-protein kinase RCH1, which yields MSMPRQALSNQKNHNQMSRQAFITNHHHHLLRHVLLFALLLPLSFAATDEVAALVSWMQSSSKTPSAFSSWNPLDSNPCSWSYIKCSSANLVTEITIQNVELALPFPSKISSFPFLQILVISGANLTGTISPDIGNCSQLRVLDLSSNSLVGGIPSSVGRLKNLQNLSLNSNHLTGSIPSELGDCVNLKTLDIFDNSLSGDLPVELGKLSNLEVIRAGGNNGLVGKIPDELGDCRNLTVLGLAETKISGSLPASIGKLGMLQTLSIYSTMLSGEIPPQIGNCSELVNLFFYENDLSGSLPREIGMLQKLEKMLLWQNNFVGDIPEEIGNCRNLKILDVSLNSLSGGIPQSLGKLSNLEELMLSNNNISGSIPPALSNLSNLVQLQLDTNQLSGSIPPGIGSLTKLTVFFAWQNKLEGGIPSSLGGCRSLEALDLSYNALTDSLPPGLFKLQNLTKLLLISNDISGPIPPEIGNCTSLIRLRLVGNRISGDIPREIGSLKSLYFLDLSENQLTGSLPFEIGNCKELQMLNLSNNSLSGALPSYLSSLTRLEVLDVSMNNLSGEVPMSIGQLTSLLRVILSRNSFSGPIPSSIGQCSGLQLLDLSSNNFSGSIPPELLQIEALDISLNLSHNAISGVIPQEISSLKKLSVLDLSHNNLEGDLAAFSGLENLVSLNISYNKITGYLPDTKLFHQLSATDLAGNQGLCPNGHDSCFVSGDAMTKMLNGNNSKRSEIIKLAIGLLSALIVAMSVFGVVTVFRARKIIQADNDSEMGGDSWPWQFTPFQKVNFSVEQVLKCLVESNVIGKGCSGIVYRAEMENGDIIAVKRLWPTTIAAKCDDQSDKLAVNGGVRDSFSAEVKTLGSIRHKNIVRFLGCCWNRNTRLLMYDYMPNGSLGSLLHERSGNCLEWDIRFRIILGAAQGVAYLHHDCAPPIVHRDIKANNILIGPEFEPYIADFGLAKLVDDGDFARSSSTLAGSYGYIAPEYGYMMKITEKSDVYSYGIVVLEVLTGKQPIDPTIPDGLHIVDWVRQKRGGVEVVDESLRARPESEIEEMLQTLGVALLCVNSSPDDRPTMKDVVAMMKEIRQEREECVKVDMLLHASSANDQQERNVPNEEPMSVISTSSTNLHLHYSPHRPQTPK from the exons ATGTCAATGCCGAGGCAAGCCTTGAGCAACCAAAAAAACCACAACCAAATGTCGAGGCAAGCTTTCATCACAAACCATCACCATCACCTTCTTCGCCATGTTCTTCTCTTTGcacttcttcttcctctttcatttGCTGCAACTGATGAAGTTGCTGCATTGGTCTCATGGATGCAAAGCTCTTCCAAAACTCCTTCAGCCTTTTCCAGTTGGAACCCTTTGGACTCCAATCCCTGCAGCTGGTCTTACATCAAATGCTCTTCAGCAAACCTTGTCACTgagataaccattcaaaatGTTGAGCTAGCCCTTCCCTTCCCTTCAAAAATCTCATCTTTTCCCTTCCTTCAAATATTGGTCATTTCTGGGGCTAACCTCACTGGGACTATCTCACCTGACATTGGAAACTGTTCTCAGCTTAGAGTTCTTGATCTTAGCTCCAATAGTCTTGTGGGTGGCATTCCTTCAAGTGTTGGGAGGCTCAAAAACCTCCAAAACTTGAGCTTGAACTCCAACCATCTCACAGGCTCAATCCCTAGTGAGCTTGGTGATTGTGTCAATCTCAAAACCCTTGACATTTTCGATAACAGTCTCAGTGGGGATCTTCCTGTGGAGCTAGGAAAGTTGTCAAATCTGGAGGTTATAAGAGCTGGAGGGAACAATGGCCTTGTGGGGAAGATTCCAGATGAGCTAGGAGATTGCAGAAATTTGACAGTGTTGGGTCTTGCTGAGACAAAAATTTCTGGTTCATTGCCTGCTTCAATCGGCAAGCTAGGTATGCTTCAGACCTTGTCTATTTATAGTACTATGCTCTCTGGTGAGATTCCTCCTCAAATAGGGAACTGTTCAGAGCttgtcaatttatttttttatgagaatGACCTCTCTGGTTCCCTGCCAAGAGAGATTGGTATGCTTCAGAAGCTGGAAAAGATGCTGCTGTGGCAAAACAATTTTGTTGGAGACATTCCTGAGGAAATTGGTAACTGCAGAAACTTGAAGATTCTTGATGTCTCCTTGAATTCTCTCTCTGGTGGAATACCCCAAAGTTTGGGGAAACTCTCAAATCTTGAAGAACTTATGTTGAGTAACAATAACATCTCTGGTTCCATACCACCAGCTCTATCCAATCTCTCAAACCTCGTACAGTTGCAGTTGGATACAAATCAGCTATCAGGTTCAATTCCACCTGGGATTGGAAGCTTGACAAAGCTAACAGTCTTTTTTGCTTGGCAGAACAAACTTGAAGGTGGCATTCCATCATCCTTGGGAGGTTGTAGAAGCCTTGAGGCTTTGGATTTGTCATACAATGCACTCACTGATAGCTTACCCCCAGGCCTGTTCAAACTTCAAAATTTAACAAAGCTTCTGCTAATCTCTAATGATATTTCTGGCCCTATTCCTCCTGAGATTGGCAACTGCACTTCCCTCATTCGCCTCCGACTTGTAGGCAACAGAATCAGTGGGGATATACCAAGAGAAATTGGCTCTCTTAAGAGCCTTTATTTCCTGGATCTGTCTGAAAATCAGCTTACTGGGTCATTACCATTTGAGATTGGAAACTGTAAAGAACTGCAAATGCTGAATCTAAGCAACAACTCCCTTTCTGGTGCTTTGCCTAGTTATCTGTCTTCTCTCACAAGGTTAGAGGTCTTGGATGTTTCTATGAATAACTTATCTGGTGAGGTTCCaatgagtattggccaactcacTTCACTTCTTAGAGTAATCCTAAGTAGAAACTCTTTCTCTGGGCCAATTCCCTCCTCAATTGGGCAATGTTCAGGTCTTCAGCTTCTAGATCTTAGCAGCAACAATTTTTCAGGGAGCATTCCACCAGAACTGCTTCAAATTGAAGCACTTGATATTTCTCTAAATCTGAGTCACAATGCAATATCTGGAGTGATCCCACAAGAGATTTCTTCTCTGAAAAAACTGTCAGTTCTAGACCTTTCACACAACAATCTTGAAGGTGACTTGGCGGCCTTTTCAGGGCTAGAAAATCTTGTTTCTCTAAACATTTCCTACAACAAAATCACTGGTTATCTTCCAGACACCAAGTTATTCCATCAACTATCAGCAACAGATTTGGCTGGAAACCAAGGTTTGTGTCCTAATGGTCATGATTCATGTTTTGTTAGCGGTGATGCTATGACAAAAATGCTTAATGGTAATAATTCTAAGAGGTCAGAGATAATCAAACTGGCTATTGGGCTGCTCAGTGCCTTGATTGTTGCAATGTCAGTATTTGGAGTTGTTACTGTCTTTCGAGCAAGGAAAATCATTCAAGCAGACAATGATTCTGAGATGGGAGGAGATTCATGGCCTTGGCAGTTCACCCCATTCCAAAAGGTAAACTTCTCTGTGGAGCAAGTCTTAAAGTGTTTGGTGGAATCCAATGTAATTGGAAAGGGGTGTTCAGGGATTGTTTATCGTGCCGAAATGGAAAACGGGGATATCATTGCTGTGAAAAGACTATGGCCAACAACAATAGCTGCAAAATGTGATGATCAAAGTGACAAGTTAGCAGTTAATGGAGGGGTACGTGATTCCTTTTCAGCAGAGGTAAAAACTCTCGGTTCAATTCGCCACAAGAACATTGTAAGGTTCTTGGGTTGCTGTTGGAACAGAAACACAAGGTTGCTTATGTATGATTACATGCCAAATGGGAGTCTGGGAAGTCTGCTTCATGAACGAAGTGGCAACTGCTTGGAATGGGACATAAGGTTTCGGATAATACTAGGAGCAGCACAAGGTGTTGCTTATTTGCACCATGATTGTGCTCCTCCAATTGTTCATAGGGACATCAAGGCCAACAACATCCTCATAGGCCCTGAATTTGAACCATACATAGCTGATTTTGGGCTTGCAAAACTTGTTGATGATGGAGATTTCGCTCGATCTTCTAGCACACTAGCTGGTTCCTATGGTTACATTGCTCCTG AGTATggttacatgatgaaaataacagaGAAAAGTGATGTTTATAGCTATGGCATTGTTGTGCTAGAAGTCCTAACAGGGAAGCAACCGATTGATCCAACAATACCTGATGGACTCCACATTGTTGATTGGGTAAGACAGAAAAGAGGTGGAGTTGAAGTGGTGGATGAAAGCTTGAGAGCTCGACCAGAATCTGAAATTGAGGAAATGTTGCAGACCTTAGGAGTGGCTTTGCTGTGTGTGAACTCAAGCCCAGATGACAGACCAACCATGAAAGATGTTGTAGCAATGATGAAGGAAATTAGGCAGGAGAGAGAGGAATGTGTGAAAGTTGACATGCTTCTTCATGCATCTTCTGCAAATGATCAACAAGAAAGAAATGTTCCTAATGAAGAACCAATGTCAGTGATAAGCACCAGCAGCACAAATCTGCATCTGCATTACTCTCCTCATCGCCCTCAAACACCCAAGTAA
- the LOC114184093 gene encoding uncharacterized protein LOC114184093 yields the protein MSASSVVRNFCSVASGFPNCRQNQTLVPTHHQFQLRNPLLRLKKQPFHSITHFKSSRTTQKPRPTFVVFAAQSNFLKVLQNAWRVGRDGVEAGTNLVPNSVPRPIARISVTVVALSVTLFVLKAFFSTAFFILATIGLSYFAYLAFNKDQGSRGNKETTSTSMDDPVEEARKIMEKYK from the exons ATGTCTGCATCCTCTGTTGTTCGCAATTTTTGTTCTGTGGCTTCTGGTTTTCCGAATTGCCGCCAAAACCAAACCTTGGTTCCTACCCATCATCAGTTTCAGTTACGCAATCCCCTTTTGAGGTTAAAGAAGCAACCTTTCCACTCAATCACTCATTTCAAGAGTTCAAGAACAACTCAGAAGCCTCGTCCCACTTTTGTAGTTTTCGCAGCACAATCAAATTTCCTTAAAG TTCTGCAGAATGCATGGAGAGTTGGAAGGGATGGAGTTGAGGCAGGGACTAATCTGGTTCCT AATTCTGTTCCAAGGCCAATAGCTAGGATTTCAGTAACAGTTGTGGCTTTGAGTGTTACACTTTTTGTGCTCAAGGCGTTCTTCTCTACGGCTTTCTTTATATTG gCCACTATAGGACTTTCATACTTTGCATACCTAGCATTCAATAAAGATCAAGGATCTAGAGGGAACAAAGAAACTACCTCCACCTCTATGGATGATCCAGTGGAAGAAGCTAGAAAGATAATGGAAAAATACAAGTAG